Proteins from a single region of Scleropages formosus chromosome 22, fSclFor1.1, whole genome shotgun sequence:
- the LOC108918458 gene encoding phosphatidate phosphatase LPIN3 isoform X2 has protein sequence MNYVGHLAETVFVTVKELYKGLNPATLTGGIDVIVVRQPDGSLQCSPFHVRFGKLGVLRSKEKVVDIEINGEPVELHMKLGDNGEAFFVEESTDLEESIPAHLCTSPIPVEMTEPCGGRESPPSATSRRKKRRRKRMRSDAHREGAGSSSEEREALEMEGHAEGPVNPLVVSRSVYFSLSENPFEESAKPKDVHPHSDGELSPESVFNSRPASPKSDSELMVNPLESPGPQMQWNWGAFPKACHSERMVEVQQISPILVSENTHFRTIQRQDSFDMDSEGARSCQLTDSVTLVRPEPRPGGAEQPPTLGSSSPSSDQTSPLSAHRYARQKDMTLEAGEESTSELPDSAHGGESQGTGLEQPGEEATWRDVEERGEKAQRTMTAAEGSTGSDSSETFRVLDIAETGEGSIPPVQQNGSPETAAKDDTQEKKKSKRSQHLGPADIYLDDLSRLDPEVAALYFPKSEMETGSRGAEAGSQSGNQSPQSVGSGAMDSGTEYLSDSTGDLCDIAISLCGRVGDTSHINQAKFMEHLISFQDLANNPGIVEDPNLVICINSQYYNWAVAAPMILSMQAFQKNLPKSSVDQLVKDKMPKKSGRWWFSWRRKEMDTKQEDSKQAQEEAPAVASTPNAGPSNLQAKKNEKNSLRQGWETGSSDSLCTMYPASPTYRKSLRLSSEQINRLNLREGANKVVFSVTTQYQGTCRCEAAIYLWNWDDKVIISDIDGTITKSDALGHILPQLGKDWTHNGIAKLYHKIHQNGYKFLYCSARAIGMADITKGYLQWVNDRGTVLPKGPVLLAPSSLFSALHREVIEKKPEVFKIACLTDIRDLFNPSKQPFFAAFGNRTNDAYAYKEVGVPEMRIFTVNPKGELIQEKTKGNKLSYSRLSKLVDHVFPLTSQGRTSSLDCPDFSHFSYWREPLPPLDLSDLL, from the exons ATGAATTACGTGGGCCACCTGGCAGAGACGGTGTTTGTGACAGTAAAGGAGCTTTATAAGGGCCTGAATCCTGCCACCCTCACTGGAGGTATCGATGTCATCGTTGTGCGGCAGCCTGATGGCTCCCTGCAGTGCTCTCCCTTCCACGTGCGCTTTGGAAAACTGGGAGTGCTGCGCTCAAAGGAGAAGGTG GTGGACATCGAAATAAACGGGGAGCCCGTGGAACTGCACATGAAGCTGGGAGACAATGGAGAGGCCTTCTTCGTTGAAGAGAGTACTGATCTGGAG GAGAGCATCCCAGCGCACCTCTGCACCTCCCCAATCCCCGTTGAAATGACAGAGCCCTGCGGAGGACGCGAGTCCCCCCCCAGTGCCACCTCCCGCAGGAAAAAGCGCCGGCGCAAGCGGATGCGCTCGGACGCCCACAGAGAGGGGGCCGGTTCGTCctctgaggagagggaggccctGGAAATGGAGGGACACGCAGAGGGGCCAGTGAATCCTCTGGTGGTAAG CAGATCTGTCTACTTTTCCCTGTCGGAGAACCCGTTTGAAGAGAGCGCGAAGCCCAAAGATGTCCACCCCCATTCCGATGGAGAGCTGTCACCCGAGAG TGTGTTCAACAGCCGTCCTGCATCCCCTAAGAGTGACTCAGAGCTGATGGTGAATCCCCTGGAGTCCCCAGGGCCTCAGATGCAGTGGAACTGGGGTGCTTTTCCAAAG GCATGTCACAGTGAGCGAATGGTGGAGGTCCAGCAGATTTCCCCCATCCTCGTCTCTGAGAACACCCACTTCCGCACAATCCAGCGGCAGGACTCCTTTGACATGGACTCGGAGGGCGCGAGGAGCTGCCAGCTAACAGACAGCGTAACCCTCGTTCGGCCGGAGCCCCGACCTGGGGGCGCTGAGCAGCCGCCAACATTGGGGAGCTCTTCACCATCTAGCGATCAGACATCTCCCCTGTCAGCTCACCGGTATGCAAGGCAGAAGGATATGACTTTGGAGGCAGGGGAAGAATCCACTTCAGAGCTTCCAGACTCGGCACACGGAGGAGAGTCTCAGGGCACAGGTTTGGAACAGCCAGGGGAAGAAGCTACTTGGAGGGATGTGgaggaaagaggggaaaaagcaCAAAGGACTATGACCGCAGCTGAGGGTTCCACCGGGAGTGATTCATCAGAGACTTTCAGGGTGTTGGACATTGCTGAAACTGGCGAGGGGAGCATCCCACCTGTGCAGCAGAACGGCTCTCCAGAAACAGCTGCCAAAGACGATAcgcaggagaaaaagaaaa GTAAACGGAGTCAGCACCTGGGACCAGCAGACATCTATCTGGATGACCTCTCCAGGCTGGACCCAGAAGTTGCAGCCTTGTACTTCCCCAAGAG TGAGATGGAGACGGGCAGTCGGGGGGCAGAGGCAGGCTCTCAGTCGGGAAACCAGTCCCCCCAGTCAGTGGGAAGTGGAGCGATGGACAGCGGCACTGAGTATCTCTCCGACTCCACAGGGGACCTGTGTGACATCGCTATATCCCTTTGTGGCAGGGTTGGGGACACCAGCCATATCAATCAAG caaagTTCATGGAGCACCTTATCAGCTTTCAGGACCTAGCCAACAACCCAGGGATTGTTGAGGACCCCAATCTAGTCATCTGCATCAACTCTCA GTACTACAACTGGGCTGTGGCCGCCCCAATGATTCTGTCAATGCAAGCCTTCCAGAAGAACTTGCCCAAG aGCTCCGTAGATCAACTAGTGAAGGATAAGATGCCAAAGAAATCTGGACGGTGGTGGTTTTCTTGGCGAAGAAAAGAAATGGACACCAAACAG GAAGACTCCAAGCAGGCGCAGGAGGAAGCCCCAGCTGTGGCCTCCACACCTAATGCTGGTCCTTCAAACCTTCA GGccaaaaagaatgaaaagaacaGTCTGAGGCAAGGGTGGGAGACTGGTTCTTCAGACTCCCTATGCACCATGTACCCTGCCAGCCCAACGTATCGCAAGTCCCTGCGCCTTAGCTCTGAACAGATA AATCGTCTGAACCTACGAGAGGGGGCCAATAAGGTCGTGTTCAGTGTGACCACGCAGTATCAAGGTACATGTCGTTGTGAAGCAGCTATCTACCTATGGAACTGGGATGACAAGGTCATCATCTCTGACATTGATGGCACAATCACAAA GTCTGATGCCCTCGGCCACATTCTACCTCAGCTGGGGAAAGACTGGACCCATAACGGCATTGCGAAACTTTACCACAAAATACACCA GAATGGTTACAAATTCCTTTACTGCTCTGCCCGTGCCATTGGCATGGCAGACATCACCAAGGGTTACCTGCAGTGGGTCAATGACAGGGGCACAGTGCTGCCCAAGGGCCCTGTGCTTCTGGCTCCCAGCAGCCTCTTCTCTGCACTACACAG ggaggtGATTGAAAAGAAACCAGAGGTGTTCAAGATTGCCTGTCTCACTGACATCCGCGACCTTTTCAACCCGTCAAAACAGCCTttctttgctgcttttggaaACAGGACAAAT GATGCTTATGCCTATAAGGAGGTGGGGGTGCCAGAGATGAGGATCTTTACTGTCAATCCCAAAGGAGAGCTCATCCAGGAAAAAACCAAGGGAAATAAGTTGTC GTACTCCCGGCTAAGCAAGCTGGTGGATCACGTGTTCCCCCTGACTTCTCAGGGTAGGACCAGCTCTCTGGATTGTCCAGACTTCAGCCACTTCTCATATTGGAGGGAACCCCTGCCTCCATTGGACCTCTCTGACCTGTTGTAG
- the myl9b gene encoding myosin regulatory light polypeptide 9b, translating to MSSKRTKGKTTTKKRPQRATSNVFAMFDQSQIQEFKEAFNMIDQNRDGFIDKEDLHDMLASLGKNPSDDYLEGMMSEAPGPINFTMFLTMFGERLNGTDPEDVIRNAFACFDEEGSGVIHEDHLRELLTTMGDRFTDEEVDELFREAPIDKKGNFNYAEFTRILKHGAKDKDDI from the exons ATGTCGAGCAAACGCACCAAGGGGAAGACCACCACCAAGAAGCGCCCACAGAGGGCCACTTCAAACGTCTTTGCCATGTTTGATCAGTCCCAAATCCAGGAGTTCAAAGAGGCCTTCAACATGATTGACCAAAATCGTGACGGCTTCATTGACAAAGAAGACCTCCACGACATGTTGGCATCTTTGG GCAAGAACCCATCAGATGATTACTTGGAAGGAATGATGAGTGAGGCACCAGGTCCAATCAACTTCACCATGTTCCTCACTATGTTTGGGGAGCGACTCAATGGCACTGACCCTGAGGACGTCATCCGTAATGCCTTTGCTTGCTTTGATGAGGAGGGATCTG GAGTGATCCACGAGGACCACTTGAGAGAACTCTTGACTACTATGGGTGACCGCTTCACTGATGAGGAGGTGGATGAGCTATTTCGCGAAGCACCTATTGACAAGAAAGGCAACTTCAACTATGCCGAGTTCACTCGTATCCTCAAGCATGGTGCCAAGGACAAGGATGATATTTAG
- the LOC108918211 gene encoding transmembrane protein adipocyte-associated 1 homolog: MLATVTTVSALELGFNGSTAPAVPDNASVMPTWPPRPEKNITRPHVCLQILYEDISTSRVRFWDLLLLVPNVAFCMFLMWKLPSARAKIRSTPSPIFITFYILVFVVAAVGITRAVVSMTVSASSAATVIDKVLWEITRFFLLAIELSVIILGLVFGHLESKSSIKRVLAITTVLSLGYSVTQGTLEILYPDEHLSAEDFNIYGHGGRHFWLASSCFFFLTYSLIVILPKTRIRERISLPSRKSFYIYATILSLLNLVQGIGSALLCAGIIEGLCCVDVTTFLYFSVFAPLIYVTFLKGFFGSEPKILFSYKSQIDEPEESDVHLPPACGVSNKELQQDFYSSTQIDGSAGFLDSMASGHFAGGSINSIDSDRWRAINS; the protein is encoded by the exons ATGCTGGCTACCGTCACCACCGTGTCCGCTTTGGAGCTGGGCTTCAATGGCAGCACTGCCCCTGCCGTACCGGACAACGCCTCCGTGATGCCCACCTGGCCGCCGCGACCCGAGAAGAATATCACCAGGCCGCATGTGTGTCTGCAGATCCTCTATGAGGACATAAGCACCTCCAG AGTGCGATTCTGGGATTTATTGCTGCTTGTGCCCAATGTGGCTTTCTGCATGTTCCTAATGTGGAAGCTACCGTCAGCCCGAGCTAAGATCCGCAGCACCCCGAGCCCCATCTTCATCACCTTTTATATACTG GTGTTTGTAGTAGCAGCTGTAGGAATCACTCGTGCTGTGGTCTCTATGACTGTCAGTGCCTCTAGTGCCGCCACTGTTATTGACAAG GTGCTGTGGGAGATCACTCGATTCTTCCTGCTGGCCATTGAACTCAGTGTCATTATATTAGGATTGGTGTTTG GCCACCTTGAGAGCAAGTCAAGTATCAAGCGTGTTTTAGCAATCACTACAGTGCTGTCTCTGGGATACTCAGTCACACAG GGAACTCTAGAGATTCTTTACCCGGATGAGCACCTTTCAGCAGAAGACTTTAACATCTATGGTCATGGAGGGCGCCACTTCTGGCTGGCAAgctcctgcttcttcttcttg aCTTATTCATTAATAGTTATCCTTCCTAAGACACGTATAAGAGAGAGGATATCTCTACCAT CCAGGAAGAGCTTTTATATATATGCTACAATTTTGTCCCTGCTCAACCTGGTGCAGGGCATTGGCAGTGCCTTGTTGTGTGCAGGAATCATCGAAGGACTCTG CTGTGTTGATGTGACCACATTCCTGTACTTCTCCGTGTTTGCGCCACTCATCTATGTCACATTCCTGAAGGGCTTCTTTGG TTCAGAGCCCAAGATCCTGTTCTCCTACAAGTCCCAGATTGATGAGCCGGAGGAATCTGATGTGCACTTGCCCCCTGCATGTGGGGTCAGCAATAAAGAGCTGCAGCAAGACTTCTATTCCAGCACACAGATCGACGGCTCTGCTGGATTCCTGGACAGCATGGCATCTGGGCACTTCGCAGGGGGCAGCATCAACAGTATTGACAGCGACCGCTGGAGGGCCATCAACTCTTAG
- the LOC108918458 gene encoding phosphatidate phosphatase LPIN3 isoform X1: MVLEHWPGNLDDPAIRCRALYQSQTMNYVGHLAETVFVTVKELYKGLNPATLTGGIDVIVVRQPDGSLQCSPFHVRFGKLGVLRSKEKVVDIEINGEPVELHMKLGDNGEAFFVEESTDLEESIPAHLCTSPIPVEMTEPCGGRESPPSATSRRKKRRRKRMRSDAHREGAGSSSEEREALEMEGHAEGPVNPLVVSRSVYFSLSENPFEESAKPKDVHPHSDGELSPESVFNSRPASPKSDSELMVNPLESPGPQMQWNWGAFPKACHSERMVEVQQISPILVSENTHFRTIQRQDSFDMDSEGARSCQLTDSVTLVRPEPRPGGAEQPPTLGSSSPSSDQTSPLSAHRYARQKDMTLEAGEESTSELPDSAHGGESQGTGLEQPGEEATWRDVEERGEKAQRTMTAAEGSTGSDSSETFRVLDIAETGEGSIPPVQQNGSPETAAKDDTQEKKKSKRSQHLGPADIYLDDLSRLDPEVAALYFPKSEMETGSRGAEAGSQSGNQSPQSVGSGAMDSGTEYLSDSTGDLCDIAISLCGRVGDTSHINQAKFMEHLISFQDLANNPGIVEDPNLVICINSQYYNWAVAAPMILSMQAFQKNLPKSSVDQLVKDKMPKKSGRWWFSWRRKEMDTKQEDSKQAQEEAPAVASTPNAGPSNLQAKKNEKNSLRQGWETGSSDSLCTMYPASPTYRKSLRLSSEQINRLNLREGANKVVFSVTTQYQGTCRCEAAIYLWNWDDKVIISDIDGTITKSDALGHILPQLGKDWTHNGIAKLYHKIHQNGYKFLYCSARAIGMADITKGYLQWVNDRGTVLPKGPVLLAPSSLFSALHREVIEKKPEVFKIACLTDIRDLFNPSKQPFFAAFGNRTNDAYAYKEVGVPEMRIFTVNPKGELIQEKTKGNKLSYSRLSKLVDHVFPLTSQGRTSSLDCPDFSHFSYWREPLPPLDLSDLL, encoded by the exons ATGGTTCTGGAGCATTGGCCTGGAAACCTGGACGATCCCGCCATTCGCTGTAGAGCCCTTtaccag TCCCAGACCATGAATTACGTGGGCCACCTGGCAGAGACGGTGTTTGTGACAGTAAAGGAGCTTTATAAGGGCCTGAATCCTGCCACCCTCACTGGAGGTATCGATGTCATCGTTGTGCGGCAGCCTGATGGCTCCCTGCAGTGCTCTCCCTTCCACGTGCGCTTTGGAAAACTGGGAGTGCTGCGCTCAAAGGAGAAGGTG GTGGACATCGAAATAAACGGGGAGCCCGTGGAACTGCACATGAAGCTGGGAGACAATGGAGAGGCCTTCTTCGTTGAAGAGAGTACTGATCTGGAG GAGAGCATCCCAGCGCACCTCTGCACCTCCCCAATCCCCGTTGAAATGACAGAGCCCTGCGGAGGACGCGAGTCCCCCCCCAGTGCCACCTCCCGCAGGAAAAAGCGCCGGCGCAAGCGGATGCGCTCGGACGCCCACAGAGAGGGGGCCGGTTCGTCctctgaggagagggaggccctGGAAATGGAGGGACACGCAGAGGGGCCAGTGAATCCTCTGGTGGTAAG CAGATCTGTCTACTTTTCCCTGTCGGAGAACCCGTTTGAAGAGAGCGCGAAGCCCAAAGATGTCCACCCCCATTCCGATGGAGAGCTGTCACCCGAGAG TGTGTTCAACAGCCGTCCTGCATCCCCTAAGAGTGACTCAGAGCTGATGGTGAATCCCCTGGAGTCCCCAGGGCCTCAGATGCAGTGGAACTGGGGTGCTTTTCCAAAG GCATGTCACAGTGAGCGAATGGTGGAGGTCCAGCAGATTTCCCCCATCCTCGTCTCTGAGAACACCCACTTCCGCACAATCCAGCGGCAGGACTCCTTTGACATGGACTCGGAGGGCGCGAGGAGCTGCCAGCTAACAGACAGCGTAACCCTCGTTCGGCCGGAGCCCCGACCTGGGGGCGCTGAGCAGCCGCCAACATTGGGGAGCTCTTCACCATCTAGCGATCAGACATCTCCCCTGTCAGCTCACCGGTATGCAAGGCAGAAGGATATGACTTTGGAGGCAGGGGAAGAATCCACTTCAGAGCTTCCAGACTCGGCACACGGAGGAGAGTCTCAGGGCACAGGTTTGGAACAGCCAGGGGAAGAAGCTACTTGGAGGGATGTGgaggaaagaggggaaaaagcaCAAAGGACTATGACCGCAGCTGAGGGTTCCACCGGGAGTGATTCATCAGAGACTTTCAGGGTGTTGGACATTGCTGAAACTGGCGAGGGGAGCATCCCACCTGTGCAGCAGAACGGCTCTCCAGAAACAGCTGCCAAAGACGATAcgcaggagaaaaagaaaa GTAAACGGAGTCAGCACCTGGGACCAGCAGACATCTATCTGGATGACCTCTCCAGGCTGGACCCAGAAGTTGCAGCCTTGTACTTCCCCAAGAG TGAGATGGAGACGGGCAGTCGGGGGGCAGAGGCAGGCTCTCAGTCGGGAAACCAGTCCCCCCAGTCAGTGGGAAGTGGAGCGATGGACAGCGGCACTGAGTATCTCTCCGACTCCACAGGGGACCTGTGTGACATCGCTATATCCCTTTGTGGCAGGGTTGGGGACACCAGCCATATCAATCAAG caaagTTCATGGAGCACCTTATCAGCTTTCAGGACCTAGCCAACAACCCAGGGATTGTTGAGGACCCCAATCTAGTCATCTGCATCAACTCTCA GTACTACAACTGGGCTGTGGCCGCCCCAATGATTCTGTCAATGCAAGCCTTCCAGAAGAACTTGCCCAAG aGCTCCGTAGATCAACTAGTGAAGGATAAGATGCCAAAGAAATCTGGACGGTGGTGGTTTTCTTGGCGAAGAAAAGAAATGGACACCAAACAG GAAGACTCCAAGCAGGCGCAGGAGGAAGCCCCAGCTGTGGCCTCCACACCTAATGCTGGTCCTTCAAACCTTCA GGccaaaaagaatgaaaagaacaGTCTGAGGCAAGGGTGGGAGACTGGTTCTTCAGACTCCCTATGCACCATGTACCCTGCCAGCCCAACGTATCGCAAGTCCCTGCGCCTTAGCTCTGAACAGATA AATCGTCTGAACCTACGAGAGGGGGCCAATAAGGTCGTGTTCAGTGTGACCACGCAGTATCAAGGTACATGTCGTTGTGAAGCAGCTATCTACCTATGGAACTGGGATGACAAGGTCATCATCTCTGACATTGATGGCACAATCACAAA GTCTGATGCCCTCGGCCACATTCTACCTCAGCTGGGGAAAGACTGGACCCATAACGGCATTGCGAAACTTTACCACAAAATACACCA GAATGGTTACAAATTCCTTTACTGCTCTGCCCGTGCCATTGGCATGGCAGACATCACCAAGGGTTACCTGCAGTGGGTCAATGACAGGGGCACAGTGCTGCCCAAGGGCCCTGTGCTTCTGGCTCCCAGCAGCCTCTTCTCTGCACTACACAG ggaggtGATTGAAAAGAAACCAGAGGTGTTCAAGATTGCCTGTCTCACTGACATCCGCGACCTTTTCAACCCGTCAAAACAGCCTttctttgctgcttttggaaACAGGACAAAT GATGCTTATGCCTATAAGGAGGTGGGGGTGCCAGAGATGAGGATCTTTACTGTCAATCCCAAAGGAGAGCTCATCCAGGAAAAAACCAAGGGAAATAAGTTGTC GTACTCCCGGCTAAGCAAGCTGGTGGATCACGTGTTCCCCCTGACTTCTCAGGGTAGGACCAGCTCTCTGGATTGTCCAGACTTCAGCCACTTCTCATATTGGAGGGAACCCCTGCCTCCATTGGACCTCTCTGACCTGTTGTAG